In the genome of Acaryochloris thomasi RCC1774, the window GTTCCAGAGCCTCTAAGCGCTGAGCCGCGCTGTAGCTGGGCATCCTGGTATTTATATTTAGTCTAGGTTCTAGCATTCATCATGGCCTCTCTTACAACAGTGCAGCGGGAATTGTTTGATTGGCTGGTGGAGTACATTAGCCAACATCAACACTCGCCCTCCATTCGTCAGATGATGGAGGCTATGCGCCTCAAGTCTCCGGCCCCCGTCCAAAGTCGCCTCGACCATCTGCGAAAAAAGGGCTACGTTGACTGGGAAGACGGACAGGCGAGGACGCTGCGGATTGTTCATCCTGATTTTGTCTCGTCAGAGTCGGTGCCGGTTTTAGGTGCGATTGCAGCCGGGGGACTGATCGAAGCCTTCACTGAAGCTGACGAACACCTCGATCTCAGCCAAAGCCTTTTTGCAACAAACTGCTATGCCTTACGCGTCAACGGCGACAGCATGATCGATGCCCACATCGCCGACGGCGATCTGGTGGTCATGCAGCCCGTTAACGAACCGAGAAATCTCAAAAACGGCACGATTGTGGCAGCTCAAGTGGAGGGCGAAGGCACAACGCTGAAGCGCTTTTATCTCAAAGGCCAGCAGATCACGCTAGAAGCTGCCAATACCGCCTATGAGCCGATCAAAGTCCCTGCCCATCGCGTTAGCGTACAGGGATCGCTAGTGGGTGTTTGGCGAGACTATATCTAACTCGAATAGAAAGCTATGCCGAAACATTCGTTAGGATTGCCTGCTAACTCTTGGCTTGTCGATGAACAAAGTGTCGATATTACCCGCTCTCCCTTAACGCCACGTCCGGTTTCTTTGACCACTCAAACGAAGCAGTTGCGGCTGGACCTCACAAAGTCAGCACTAGTCGTAATTGATATGCAAAATGACTTCTGCCATCCCGACGGTTGGCTGGCTCACATTGGCGTTGATGTCACCCCTGCCCGTCAGCCGATTCAGCCACTGCAAAGCCTTTTACCTCAGCTTCGTGCAGTTTCGATGCCAATTCTGTGGGTGAACTGGGGCAATCGCCCCGATTTGCTCAACATTAGTGCCGGTCTACGCCACGTTTACAATCCTTCGGGGACTGGCGTGGGCCTTGGAGATCCGCTGCCGAAGAATCAGGCCCCGGTATTGCAGAAAGGGAGCTGGGCAGCAGCCGTGGTAGATGAGCTACAGCCACAGCCGGAGGATGTTCAGGTTGATAAATTTCGCATGAGCGGTTTTTGGGATACGCCTTTAGACAGTATCTTGCGCAATCTAGGGCTAACAACGCTTTTCTTTAGTGGCGTCAATGCCGATCAGTGTGTGATGGCCACGCTCCAAGATGCCAACTTTTTGGGTTACGACTGTATTTTGCTGGCCGACTGTACGGCAACGACTTCACCGGACTATTGCTGGCAGGCAACGGTGTATAACGTCAACCAGTGTTTTGGGTTTGTGAGTGATTCTGGAGAGCTGTTGCGATCGCTCTCAGAAGTGTAACTCGCCCGAGCGTGGGTGATCGCTTAGCTCCTCTTTTGTTCACTGCAAAGATCCGTCATATTGCCTGTCTACAGTTAGCTCCCTAAGATAAGCCGCATTCCGATGTTGCGATTTCTGTTGTTGCTTTAGGTGAATCGTTCATGTCAAGAGTCTAAAAGCCAGCATAAAGTAGAGAATATAGCTGGGCGCAAAATTTTTCCCTGCGCCTATTGTATATATTGTCGAGGTTTTTGGTGGCTCACTCTTCTCTTTATACGTCGGCTGCTCAGAAAATTATTGTGCCACTGGATGTGGCGTCTGAAGAAGATGCGATCGCAACCCTAAACAAACTCCCCGAAGTTCAATTCTGGAAAGTGGGCCTAGAGCTATTCGTAAGCTGCGGTCCTTCTATTCTGGAACGTCTCAAAGAACAACAAAAGCGCATCTTCCTAGATCTCAAGTTCCACGACATCTCTAATACCGTGGCCGGAGCCTGTCGGGCAGCGGGGCGCTATGGCGCTGATCTTTTGACCGTACATGCAACGGCAGGGCGAACGGCCCTCAAAGCTGCCGTGACAGCAGCTCAGGAAGGTGCGGCAGACTCTAAAGTCGAACCGCCGAAAGTGATTGCCATTACCTTGCTCACCAGCCTATCGGCGCGCGATTTAGCCTTTGATCTCAAAATTCCGGTGGAGCTGCCGGAGTATGCGCTACAGATGGCACTGCTGGCCCAGGAATCAGGCTTAGCCGGAGCAGTATGCTCACCCCAGGAGGCAGAGCAACTGCGGCAGGTGTGCGGTGATGATTTTCTGCTGGTGTGTCCGGGTGTGCGCCCGCAGGGAGCGGCGAAGGGAGACCAGATGCGATCGCAAACCCCCACCCAAGCTATCCAAGCAGGAGCAAACTACCTTGTCATTGGTCGTCCGATCACCACAGCCCCAGATCCGGCTCAAGCCTTTCAAACTATTTGCCAGGAGTTAGAAGGAATTTGATGCACTGCAACCAAGTTTGGCCCGCGCCTGCTGGCTGCCGCAGAGCGTGGATTGGGATGATGTTAGCGAGTTCACTGCTGCTGTCGACAGGGCGGCGGGCAGAGTCACAACCCGCCTTGAATCTCAATCCCCGTCCTCAAACCTGTGCCCCCGATTTTCAAGGGTTAGTTCAGCAGATGCTGCCCGCCTTACCTAGCATTACCAACCGCATCTATACCCGGTCGAACCTAGAGCGGCAATACATGATCATAGCCAGTGCCCCCAACTTCGAAGCCCTGCCTCTCCAGTCTCGGTCGGAGCCGCAAGATCCCGCGGAATCAGAGCCGCAGCAGGTCTTTTTCACAACCCGGACTCGACGGTATCGGAACCAAAAGGTCGAAGAGTTGCAGGAATATCACTGGCTCTTTCTCACCCGCAGCGATACGGGCTGGCGATTTTCTATGCTGTACTCCATTGCCGGACAGTATCCCCAAACAAATCCACCTTCTCCACCTCGAAACAGCAGTGAAGGGGCCGTTGCAGCTGCAATTCGGGACTGGCTCCGAGACTGTCGCTTAACGCGCTGATGTCGTTCTGTTTTGTGGATTAGGGCACGTTGAGAGAGATGAGACTCTCTATCCCTATTGCTCTCTCCACCATGACCTACAGCCCTAGAGTTCGAGATTTGCCCAGTTGCGATCGCCCTCGAGAACGTCTGATGACCCAGGGTTCACAATTTCTCACCTCCGCCGAACTACTGGCAATATTGCTGGGGACCGGACAAGGAGCAGGAAAGCTCTCGGCCGTGGGCCTCGGTCAACTCATTCTCCATGAGCTAGGCGAACACCAACATGAACCGCTTGCCATTTTGCGCAACATCAACGCAGCTGAGCTCATGCAGATCGAAGGGATTGGCCCCGCCAAAGCCACAACCATCTTAGCCGCCATTGAACTGGGGAAA includes:
- the lexA gene encoding transcriptional repressor LexA codes for the protein MASLTTVQRELFDWLVEYISQHQHSPSIRQMMEAMRLKSPAPVQSRLDHLRKKGYVDWEDGQARTLRIVHPDFVSSESVPVLGAIAAGGLIEAFTEADEHLDLSQSLFATNCYALRVNGDSMIDAHIADGDLVVMQPVNEPRNLKNGTIVAAQVEGEGTTLKRFYLKGQQITLEAANTAYEPIKVPAHRVSVQGSLVGVWRDYI
- a CDS encoding cysteine hydrolase family protein yields the protein MPKHSLGLPANSWLVDEQSVDITRSPLTPRPVSLTTQTKQLRLDLTKSALVVIDMQNDFCHPDGWLAHIGVDVTPARQPIQPLQSLLPQLRAVSMPILWVNWGNRPDLLNISAGLRHVYNPSGTGVGLGDPLPKNQAPVLQKGSWAAAVVDELQPQPEDVQVDKFRMSGFWDTPLDSILRNLGLTTLFFSGVNADQCVMATLQDANFLGYDCILLADCTATTSPDYCWQATVYNVNQCFGFVSDSGELLRSLSEV
- the pyrF gene encoding orotidine-5'-phosphate decarboxylase, with amino-acid sequence MAHSSLYTSAAQKIIVPLDVASEEDAIATLNKLPEVQFWKVGLELFVSCGPSILERLKEQQKRIFLDLKFHDISNTVAGACRAAGRYGADLLTVHATAGRTALKAAVTAAQEGAADSKVEPPKVIAITLLTSLSARDLAFDLKIPVELPEYALQMALLAQESGLAGAVCSPQEAEQLRQVCGDDFLLVCPGVRPQGAAKGDQMRSQTPTQAIQAGANYLVIGRPITTAPDPAQAFQTICQELEGI